One segment of Streptomyces sp. XD-27 DNA contains the following:
- the leuC gene encoding 3-isopropylmalate dehydratase large subunit, with protein sequence MGRTLAEKVWDDHVVRRAEGEPDLLFIDLHLLHEVTSPQAFDGLRKAGRPVRRTDLTIATEDHNTPTIDIDKPIADPVSRAQLETLRKNCAEFGVRLHPLGDVEQGVVHVVGPQLGLTQPGTTVVCGDSHTSTHGAFGALAFGIGTSQVEHVLATQTLPLAPFKTMAITVEGELPEGVTAKDLILAIIAKIGTGGGQGYVIEYRGSAIEKLSMEARMTVCNMSIEAGARAGMIAPDETTFAYLKGRPHAPEGADWDAAVDYWRTLRTDDDAVFDHEVVIDAAALSPFVTWGTNPGQGAPLSASVPDPASYTDPSERHAAEKALEYMGLTAGQPLRDIGVDTVFVGSCTNGRIEDLRSAAEVLQGRSVAEGVRMLVVPGSVRVALQAVEEGLDKVFTAAGAEWRHAGCSMCLGMNPDQLAPGERSASTSNRNFEGRQGKGGRTHLVSPQVAAATAVLGHLASPADLTDLSAVPAPAGV encoded by the coding sequence ATGGGACGGACACTCGCGGAGAAGGTCTGGGACGACCACGTCGTCCGGCGCGCCGAAGGCGAGCCCGACCTGCTCTTCATCGATCTGCACCTGCTGCACGAGGTGACCAGCCCGCAGGCTTTCGACGGCCTCCGCAAGGCCGGGCGCCCGGTGCGGCGCACCGACCTCACCATCGCGACCGAGGACCACAACACCCCGACCATCGACATCGACAAGCCCATCGCGGACCCCGTCTCGCGGGCCCAGTTGGAGACGCTGCGCAAGAACTGCGCGGAGTTCGGTGTCCGGCTGCATCCGCTCGGTGACGTGGAGCAGGGCGTCGTCCACGTGGTGGGACCGCAGCTGGGCCTGACCCAGCCGGGCACCACCGTGGTCTGCGGCGACAGCCACACCTCCACGCACGGCGCCTTCGGCGCGCTGGCGTTCGGCATCGGCACCAGCCAGGTCGAGCACGTGCTGGCCACCCAGACGCTGCCGCTGGCGCCCTTCAAGACCATGGCGATCACCGTCGAGGGCGAGCTGCCCGAGGGCGTCACCGCCAAGGACCTGATCCTGGCGATCATCGCGAAGATCGGCACCGGCGGCGGCCAGGGCTACGTCATCGAGTACCGCGGCTCCGCCATCGAGAAGCTGTCGATGGAAGCCCGGATGACCGTGTGCAACATGTCCATCGAGGCGGGCGCGCGGGCGGGCATGATCGCCCCCGACGAGACCACCTTCGCCTACCTCAAGGGCCGCCCGCACGCCCCCGAGGGCGCCGACTGGGACGCCGCCGTCGACTACTGGCGCACGCTGCGCACCGACGACGACGCCGTCTTCGACCACGAGGTCGTCATCGACGCCGCCGCGCTGTCCCCGTTCGTCACCTGGGGCACCAACCCCGGGCAGGGCGCCCCGCTGTCGGCGTCGGTCCCCGACCCCGCCTCGTACACCGACCCCAGCGAGCGGCACGCCGCCGAGAAGGCCCTGGAATACATGGGCCTGACGGCGGGTCAGCCGCTGCGGGACATCGGTGTCGACACGGTCTTCGTGGGCTCCTGCACCAACGGCCGGATCGAGGACCTGCGCTCCGCCGCCGAGGTGCTGCAGGGCCGTTCCGTCGCCGAGGGCGTACGGATGCTGGTCGTACCCGGCTCGGTACGGGTCGCCCTCCAGGCCGTCGAGGAGGGGCTGGACAAGGTGTTCACCGCGGCCGGCGCCGAATGGCGGCACGCGGGCTGCTCGATGTGCCTGGGCATGAACCCCGACCAGCTCGCCCCCGGCGAGCGGTCGGCGTCCACCTCCAACCGCAACTTCGAGGGCCGGCAGGGCAAGGGCGGCCGGACCCATCTGGTCTCGCCGCAGGTCGCCGCCGCCACCGCGGTCCTCGGCCACCTGGCCTCGCCCGCCGATCTGACCGACCTCTCTGCCGTCCCCGCGCCCGCCGGAGTCTGA
- the leuD gene encoding 3-isopropylmalate dehydratase small subunit, with the protein MEAFTTHTGRAVPLRRSNVDTDQIIPAHWLKKVTRDGFEDGLFEAWRKNPDFVLNQDAYQGATVLVAGPDFGTGSSREHAVWALQNYGFKAVISARFADIFRGNSLKNGLLTVVLPQETVDRLWELVEADPTTEVTVDLVDRQVRAEGITADFDLDENARWRLLEGLDDISLTLRQEADIAAYEARRPAFKPSTVGG; encoded by the coding sequence ATGGAAGCCTTCACCACGCACACCGGCCGGGCCGTACCGCTGCGCCGCAGCAACGTCGACACCGACCAGATCATTCCCGCGCACTGGCTCAAGAAGGTCACCCGCGACGGCTTCGAGGACGGTCTGTTCGAGGCCTGGCGCAAGAACCCGGACTTCGTGCTGAACCAGGACGCGTACCAGGGCGCGACGGTCCTGGTCGCCGGTCCCGACTTCGGCACCGGCTCCTCCCGCGAGCACGCGGTGTGGGCGCTGCAGAACTACGGCTTCAAGGCCGTCATCTCCGCGCGCTTCGCCGATATCTTCCGGGGGAACTCGCTCAAGAACGGCCTGCTGACCGTCGTCCTGCCGCAGGAGACCGTGGACCGGCTGTGGGAGCTGGTCGAGGCCGACCCGACCACCGAGGTCACCGTCGACCTCGTCGACCGCCAGGTTCGCGCCGAGGGGATCACGGCTGATTTCGATCTTGACGAAAACGCCCGATGGAGGCTGCTGGAGGGGCTGGACGACATCAGCCTGACCCTCAGGCAGGAGGCCGACATCGCCGCGTACGAGGCCCGCCGACCCGCCTTCAAGCCCAGCACGGTTGGGGGCTGA
- a CDS encoding HU family DNA-binding protein, translating into MNKAQLVEAIADKLGGRQNAAEAVDAVLDAIVRAVVAGDRVSVTGFGSFEKVDRPARYARNPQTGERVRVKKTSVPRFRAGQGFKDLVSGSKKLPKGGEVAVKKAPKGSLQAAAKKAAAKKAVAKKAAPAKKAAVAKKAAPAKKAAVKKTTAAKKAAPVKAAAKKAAPAKKAAAAAKKAAPAKKAVAKKAPAKKATTRKTTAKKATARKK; encoded by the coding sequence GTGAACAAGGCGCAGCTCGTAGAAGCGATTGCCGACAAGCTCGGTGGTCGGCAGAACGCCGCCGAGGCCGTCGACGCGGTCCTGGACGCCATCGTCCGCGCGGTCGTCGCGGGGGATCGGGTTTCGGTCACCGGTTTCGGCTCGTTCGAGAAGGTCGACCGTCCGGCTCGTTACGCCCGTAACCCGCAGACGGGGGAGCGGGTCCGGGTCAAGAAGACCTCGGTGCCCCGCTTCCGCGCCGGGCAGGGCTTCAAGGACCTGGTGAGCGGCTCGAAGAAGCTGCCGAAGGGCGGCGAGGTCGCCGTCAAGAAGGCGCCCAAGGGCAGCCTGCAGGCCGCCGCCAAGAAGGCCGCGGCCAAGAAGGCGGTCGCGAAGAAGGCCGCACCCGCGAAGAAGGCGGCCGTCGCGAAGAAGGCGGCGCCCGCGAAGAAGGCGGCGGTGAAGAAGACCACCGCGGCGAAGAAGGCGGCACCGGTGAAGGCCGCGGCGAAGAAGGCGGCACCGGCGAAGAAGGCCGCGGCGGCGGCCAAGAAGGCGGCGCCCGCGAAGAAGGCCGTGGCGAAGAAGGCCCCGGCGAAGAAGGCCACCACCCGCAAGACCACCGCCAAGAAGGCCACGGCCCGGAAGAAGTAA
- a CDS encoding 1-acyl-sn-glycerol-3-phosphate acyltransferase — MSGRRIGIWYRMAAVLVKPPLVVLFKRDWRGMEHIPAEGGFITAINHNSYLDPLSYAHYQYNTGRVPRFLAKAGLFKGSFVGTFLRGLKQIPVYRESTDAANAFRAAVDAINKGECVAFYPEGTLTRDPDMWPMRGKTGAARVALLTKAPVIPVAQWGANEAMPPYAKHKKLRLFPRKTLRVQAGPPVDLSEFYGQEPTAEVLRAATDTIMAAITEQLAELRGEPAPARPYDHKKARGAEEAGK, encoded by the coding sequence GTGTCCGGCCGCAGAATCGGCATCTGGTACCGCATGGCGGCGGTCCTGGTAAAACCACCGCTGGTGGTTCTGTTCAAGCGGGACTGGCGCGGAATGGAGCACATTCCGGCCGAGGGCGGATTTATCACCGCGATCAATCACAACTCGTATCTCGACCCGCTCTCGTACGCGCACTATCAGTACAACACCGGGCGGGTCCCGCGCTTCCTCGCCAAAGCCGGCCTCTTCAAGGGCAGCTTTGTCGGAACCTTCCTGCGCGGCCTGAAGCAGATCCCGGTCTACCGCGAGTCCACCGACGCGGCCAACGCCTTCCGGGCCGCCGTCGACGCCATCAACAAGGGCGAGTGCGTGGCGTTCTACCCCGAGGGCACCCTCACCCGCGACCCGGACATGTGGCCGATGCGCGGCAAGACCGGCGCGGCGCGCGTGGCGCTGCTCACCAAGGCCCCCGTGATCCCGGTCGCCCAGTGGGGCGCCAACGAGGCCATGCCGCCGTACGCCAAGCACAAGAAGCTGCGGCTCTTCCCGCGCAAGACCCTGCGGGTGCAGGCCGGACCGCCGGTGGACCTGTCCGAGTTCTACGGCCAGGAGCCGACCGCCGAGGTCCTGCGCGCCGCCACCGACACCATCATGGCCGCGATCACCGAACAGCTCGCCGAACTGCGCGGCGAACCCGCGCCCGCGCGGCCGTACGACCACAAGAAGGCCCGCGGGGCCGAGGAGGCAGGCAAGTGA
- a CDS encoding NAD(P)H-dependent glycerol-3-phosphate dehydrogenase, which produces MTRCAVYGTGSWGTAFAMVLADAGCDVTMWGRRAGLVEAINTGRTNPDYFPGVELPRSVRATTDPAEAADGAEFAVLAIPSQTLRENLAAWAPLLPTDTVLVSLMKGIELGTAKRMSEVVEEVAKVSPDRVAVLTGPNLAKEIVARQPAAAVVACRDESVAQRLQAACHTPYFRPYTNTDVVGCELGGAVKNVIALAVGIADGMGLGDNAKASLITRGLAETTRLGLAMGADARTFAGLAGMGDLVATCSSPLSRNHTFGTNLGRGMTLEETIAVTRQTAEGVKSCQSVLDLARRHDVDMPITETVVEIVHEGKPPLVALKELMSRSAKSERH; this is translated from the coding sequence GTGACCCGCTGCGCGGTCTACGGCACCGGATCCTGGGGCACCGCCTTCGCGATGGTGCTCGCCGACGCCGGCTGCGACGTGACGATGTGGGGCCGCCGCGCCGGCCTCGTCGAGGCGATCAACACCGGACGCACCAACCCCGACTACTTCCCGGGCGTGGAACTGCCCCGGTCGGTGCGGGCCACCACCGACCCCGCCGAGGCGGCGGACGGCGCCGAGTTCGCCGTCCTCGCCATCCCCTCCCAGACGCTCCGCGAGAACCTCGCCGCGTGGGCGCCGCTGCTGCCCACCGACACCGTGCTCGTCTCCCTGATGAAGGGCATCGAACTGGGCACCGCCAAGCGCATGAGCGAGGTCGTCGAGGAGGTCGCCAAGGTCTCCCCGGACCGGGTCGCGGTGCTCACCGGCCCCAACCTCGCCAAGGAGATCGTCGCCCGGCAGCCCGCGGCCGCCGTCGTCGCCTGCCGCGACGAGAGCGTGGCCCAGCGCCTCCAGGCCGCCTGCCACACCCCGTACTTCCGCCCGTACACCAACACCGACGTGGTGGGCTGCGAGCTCGGCGGCGCGGTCAAGAACGTCATCGCCCTCGCCGTCGGCATCGCCGACGGGATGGGGCTCGGCGACAACGCCAAGGCGTCCCTGATCACCCGCGGCCTGGCCGAGACCACCCGGCTCGGGCTGGCGATGGGCGCCGACGCGCGCACCTTCGCGGGCCTGGCGGGCATGGGCGACCTGGTCGCCACCTGCTCCTCGCCGCTCTCCCGCAACCACACCTTCGGCACCAACCTCGGCCGCGGCATGACGCTGGAGGAGACCATCGCGGTCACCAGGCAGACCGCCGAGGGCGTCAAGTCCTGCCAGTCGGTGCTGGATCTGGCCCGGCGCCACGACGTCGACATGCCGATCACCGAGACCGTCGTGGAGATCGTCCACGAGGGCAAGCCGCCGCTGGTCGCGCTCAAGGAACTGATGTCGCGCAGCGCCAAGTCCGAGCGACACTGA
- a CDS encoding D-alanine--D-alanine ligase family protein codes for MSSETSTPSTGKPRVAVVFGGRSSEHAISVVTAGAVLRAIDRTKYDVLPIGITADGRWALTSADPDRMAIADRKLPSVDDLAESADGAVLLPVDPGSREVVYTEPGNVPKALGDVDVVFPMLHGPYGEDGTLQGLLELSGVPYVGSGVLASAVGMDKEYMKRVFTSFGLPVGPYEVIRPQEWDRDPAAARKKIVDFAADHGWPVFVKPARAGSSFGITKVDDLAGLDAAVEEARSHDPKIIVESLLRGREIECGVLEFEDGPRASVPAEIPPVTAHDFYDFEAKYIDSASGMVPAPLTEEQTARVQELAVRAFEAVSCEGLVRADFFLLDSGEFVINEINTMPGFTPISMYPRMWQESGVSYPELVDRLLQAALRRSTGLR; via the coding sequence ATGAGCAGCGAGACCTCCACCCCCAGCACTGGCAAGCCGCGCGTCGCCGTCGTCTTCGGCGGCCGCAGCTCCGAGCACGCCATCTCCGTGGTCACCGCGGGTGCCGTGCTGCGCGCCATCGACCGGACCAAGTACGACGTGCTGCCGATCGGCATCACCGCCGACGGCCGGTGGGCACTGACCTCCGCCGACCCGGACCGGATGGCCATCGCCGACCGCAAGCTCCCGAGCGTCGACGACCTCGCGGAGTCGGCGGACGGCGCCGTTCTGCTGCCGGTCGACCCGGGCAGCCGCGAGGTCGTCTACACCGAGCCGGGGAACGTGCCCAAGGCGCTGGGCGACGTGGACGTCGTCTTCCCGATGCTGCACGGCCCCTACGGCGAGGACGGCACCCTCCAGGGCCTGCTGGAGCTCTCCGGCGTGCCCTACGTCGGCTCCGGTGTGCTGGCGTCCGCCGTCGGCATGGACAAGGAGTACATGAAGCGGGTGTTCACCTCCTTCGGGCTGCCGGTCGGCCCGTACGAGGTGATCCGGCCGCAGGAGTGGGACCGCGACCCGGCCGCCGCCCGCAAGAAGATCGTGGACTTCGCCGCCGACCACGGCTGGCCGGTCTTCGTCAAGCCCGCCCGCGCCGGCTCCTCCTTCGGGATCACCAAGGTCGACGACCTGGCGGGCCTGGACGCGGCCGTCGAGGAGGCCCGCAGCCACGACCCGAAGATCATCGTGGAGTCGCTGCTGCGCGGCCGCGAGATCGAGTGCGGGGTGCTGGAGTTCGAGGACGGGCCGCGCGCCAGCGTGCCGGCCGAGATCCCGCCGGTCACCGCCCACGACTTCTACGACTTCGAGGCGAAGTACATCGACTCGGCCAGCGGGATGGTGCCCGCACCGCTCACCGAGGAGCAGACCGCACGCGTCCAGGAGCTCGCGGTGCGGGCCTTCGAGGCGGTGTCCTGCGAGGGGCTGGTGCGCGCGGACTTCTTCCTGCTCGACAGCGGCGAGTTCGTGATCAACGAGATCAACACGATGCCCGGCTTCACGCCCATCTCCATGTACCCGCGGATGTGGCAGGAGAGCGGCGTGAGCTACCCGGAGCTGGTGGACCGCCTGCTCCAGGCGGCGCTGCGCCGCTCCACCGGACTGCGCTGA
- a CDS encoding DUF3515 domain-containing protein: MKCAPRRPILLSTAALLLAAVGGCASGDQSDGAAAPPVPTPSGPAVGMCRALHKELPRRVEGLERRALDPASDFTAAWGDPAVQLRCGVPAPDVLTPGDPDYNPHPDSAELNGVEWVFEKESDGYRFTTALRKAYVEVRVPGKYAPELNVLIDLADAVKKTIPFGI, from the coding sequence GTGAAGTGCGCACCCCGTCGGCCGATCCTGCTGTCCACCGCCGCGCTGCTGCTGGCAGCGGTCGGCGGCTGCGCGTCGGGCGATCAGTCCGACGGTGCCGCGGCGCCCCCGGTTCCCACGCCGTCCGGGCCGGCGGTCGGCATGTGCCGGGCGTTGCACAAGGAGCTGCCGCGCCGCGTGGAGGGTCTTGAGCGGCGCGCCCTGGACCCGGCGTCCGACTTCACGGCGGCGTGGGGCGATCCCGCCGTGCAGCTGCGCTGCGGAGTGCCCGCACCTGACGTGCTCACGCCCGGCGACCCAGACTACAACCCGCACCCCGACTCCGCCGAGCTCAACGGCGTCGAGTGGGTGTTCGAGAAGGAGTCCGACGGCTACCGCTTCACGACCGCGCTGCGCAAGGCGTATGTCGAGGTGCGGGTGCCGGGGAAGTACGCCCCCGAGCTCAACGTGCTCATCGACCTCGCGGACGCCGTCAAGAAGACGATCCCGTTCGGGATCTGA
- a CDS encoding Lrp/AsnC family transcriptional regulator, which produces MVQAYILIQTEVGKASTVAEVIAEIPGVIQAEDVTGPYDVIVRAQAETVDELGRMVVAKVQQVDGITRTLTCPVVHL; this is translated from the coding sequence GTGGTACAGGCGTACATCCTGATCCAGACCGAGGTCGGCAAGGCGTCGACCGTGGCCGAAGTCATCGCGGAGATCCCGGGGGTCATCCAGGCCGAGGACGTCACCGGACCGTACGACGTCATCGTGCGCGCCCAGGCCGAGACGGTCGATGAGCTCGGTCGCATGGTGGTCGCCAAGGTCCAGCAGGTGGACGGCATCACCCGCACGCTGACCTGCCCGGTCGTCCATCTCTAG